The bacterium genome segment TATCGTAGAGACTATAAACATGAGAGTAAAACATCAGAAACCAACTGCACCCGGAGAAGCTTCAGGACGACTTAAAAAAGAATGTCCTATCAGAGCAGATAATCTTCGTCTCGTGTGTCCGAGATGCGGGAAACTTACGAAAATCAAGAAAGAAAAGAAAGGCACTCAGAATGCACGCGTCTGCAAACAGTGTAACGAGATGATAGACGAGAAGTAACTTCTAAACTTAGAAACTCATAGTAGCTGCAAAAGAAAAACCTCGCCACAAAAACACAAAACCCAGCTGAGCTGGATAAGTTAGAGTAATCGCGCCAAGGCGGGAAACTCTAACTAATCACAAAAAAAGAGCACTAAATTGAAACCACGAGATTAGCACACGATTTACACAAGAAAAAATAAATAGATAATAAAAAGAATAATTAGCCACGGATAACGGACACGGATTTGCACGGATAATAAGTTTCTCACGTAAAGACGCAGAGGGAAGAAATTTTCACCGCAGAGACGCCCCGCTCCTCCTACGGCGGATCTTCGACACAGCGTGGTAAAATCCGTTCGCAGAGAACATAACTTATTTAAAATTTTTATCTCTTAAAGTTCTCTTACAGTCACTGTTATAAATCTTTTATCTTTTACTTCATTAAAATTAGTTTCTTTGTTAATTTAAACTTATGAGATTCTTCGTTACACTCAGAATGACAAATTGTTGTGAGTGTTGCGAAATAGATGCCTGTAGAAAGTCCTTTGGCGGGAAAAGTGACAGTGTAAGTACCCGCTTCTTTTTCGCCGTTGATTAATGTTTTTACACAACTCCCGGTAATATCATAAAGTTTTAATGATATTGTAGTCTTAACGGGAAGTGAATAACTAATAGTCGTTGATTTAACAAACGGGTTTTTTAGTATTTTCAATTCCGCAATTCCGCCTGAGGCGGATCTTCGACCAAAATCCGCATTTTCTTCTGTTCCTATCGTAGTATAATATACTGCAAGACCGCCACCCCAAGTACCAATCCAGATATTACTCCCTTCTACCGCAAGAGTATTGACATAGTTGTTAGGCAATCCGGAATTTGAGGTATCGTATACACTCCAGTTAGTGCCGTCAAACTTCGCTAAACCATCCAAAGTACCAATCCAGATATTACTACCTTCTATTGCAAGATCGCTGACACAGTTAGCAGGCAAATCGGAATTTAATGTGTCATATACGGTCCAATTCGTGCCATCAAACTTCGCAAGCCCCTTTCCCCAGGTACCAATCCATATATTACTCCCTTCTATTGCAAGAGCCTTCACATAATTAAGGGGCAAGCCGGAATTTGATTCGTTGAACAAAGTCCAGTTCGTGCCGTCAAACTTCGCAAGACCATAATAATAAGCGCCAATCCATACATTACTTCCTTTTATTGCTATGGCATCAACAGAGTTATACGGCTTGCCGGAAATTGATGTATCGACCAAAGTCCAGTGAACATCATCAAACTTTGCAACTCCACGACCATCAGTGCCAATCCATTTATTACTTCCTTCTATTGCAAGAACAGTGATATCATTAAGAGGCAAAGCGGAATTTGAGGTGTTGAACACAGTCCAGTTAGTGCCATCAAACTTCGCAAGCCCACCATTAAAACCATAAGAATTACCAGTGCCTATCCAGATATTATTTCCTTCTATCCCAAGATCAGTGATAGAGTTAGCAGGTAATCCGGAATTTGACATTTCATAAATAGTCCAGGTAGTATCGTCAAATTTTTCAAGACCGGCATTCCAAATACCAATCCATTTATTACTCCCTTCTATCGCAAGAGCATAGACATCGTTATTAAGCAAACCAGAATTTGAAGGATTGAATACAGTCCAGTTAGTCCCGTCAAATCTCGCAAGACCACTGCCATAATAACCAGAACATTGAATATCTCCGGTTCCAATCCAGATATTACTTTTTTCTATTACAAGAGCAGAGACAGTATCCGACGGTAAACCGGAATTAGATGTGTTGAAAATAGTCCAGTTAGTTCCATCAAACTTCACAAGTCCACCACCATCAGTGCCAATCCATATATTACTTTCTTCTATTGCAAGAGCGGTAATATCTTTAATAGGCAAAACAGAATTCGAATCGTTAAAAACGGTCCAATTAGCGCCATCGAATTTTGCAAGTCCACCATCCCAACTAGTACCAACCCAAATATTACTCCCTTCTACTCCAAGAGCATAGACAAGGTTATCAGGCAGTCCGGAATTTGATGTTTTGAACACAGTCCAGTTCGTGCCGTCAAACTTTGCAAGCCCCCCCCAAGTACCAATCCAAATATTACTTTCTTCTATTGCAATTGCAAAGACCCAGTTGTCAGGCAAAGCGGAATTTGAAGTTTTATATACATTCCAAGTAGTTCCATTAAACTTCGCAAGACCACCATAAGTTCCAATCCATATATTAGTTCCTTCTATTGCAAGGGAGCGAACCCCATTATTAGGCAATCCGGAATTCAAGCTGTTATAGACAGTCCAATTAGTGCCATCAAACTTCGCAAGCCCGCCATGCAAAGTACCAACCCAAATATTACTTCCCTCTATTGCAAGAGCAGAAACAGTGTTATAAGGCAATCCGGAATTCGCGTGGTTATAAAATGTCATTTCTGAAGTAGTTTTGTTTATTTTTACGAGTCCGGTATAAGTACCAACCCATAATTCATTGCCACTATCGGCAACAGCAGTAACAACTAATCCACAAGTGTAATTGGTCCATCCCAGGTGTAGAGCATTCGCAGTATTATAGGCAAAGACGGACAATAAAATAAATATTATATAAAAATGTTTAGTCATTTTACTTTCCTGAATTTATCTTTTATTTCATTAAAATAAGCTTCTTTGTCAATTTAAACTTATCTGTTGTGAGTGTTGCGAAATAGATGCCTGTAGAAAGTCCTTTGGCGGGGAAAGTAACACTGTAACTTCCGGCTTCTTTTTCGCCGTTGATTAATGTTTTTACACAACTCCCGGAAATGTCATAAAGTTTTAATGATATTTTACTTTTAGCAGGAATCTGATAGTTAATAACTGTTGATTTAATAAACGGATTTTGTCCTATCTGTAAATCCGCATTCCGCAATCCAAAATCCGCACTTTCTTCTATCCCCATATCGTCTTTAAGTATCCAGATTCCGCCCCCATTTCTGCAACTTACATACACCAAACTATCCTGCGGATTTACTGTAATACCGAAAGGTTCTTGTCCTACAAGAACTGTCTGCGTTACTAAATTGGTTACTCCGTTAATTACCGAAACCATACCACTATCCGAAGAGAAATCATAACTTGTTACATAGATTTTATTTGCTAATGGGTTTATACACATAGCCTCAGTAGATGTTCCCACATCTATCGTATCGATAATTGAATTAGTTATTCCATCAATTACCGAAATATTATCATAAAAATTTGTCACATAAATTTTATTTGTTACCGGATTTACGTATATCCTTCGAGGGCTCCAACACCCGGTATATACTGTGCCAATAACTAAATTGCTCGTTCCATCTATAACCGAAATACTATCGTTATACTGACTCGCCACATAAATCTTATTTGTTGCCGGATTTACACCTATAGCGCAAGGGTTAGACCCTACAGTAATTGCCATAACAAGCACAGAATTAGTTGTTCCGTCAATTACGGAAACGGTATTCGTATCATAATTTGTGACATAAATTCTATTCGTCACAGGATTTACACATATATCGTTGGGATTACCATCAACAGCTACGGCAGCAAGCAACGAATCATTCGTCCCATCAATTACGGAAACATTACCATTTACCGTATAGATTTTGTTTGTTGTTGAATTTACACATATCCCACGAGGGGACTGGTACCAATTAGCGCTGACAGCCACAGTATCAACAATCGAATTAGTTGTTGCATCAATTACTGAAATATTATTTCTATATAAATATGTTAAATAAATTTTATTTGTTGTCGGATTTACACAAATATAATAAGGCCAAGAGCCAATATTTACCGCAGCAAGCACTGAATTATTTGTTCCATCAATTACGGAAACGGTATTATCATATTCATTTGCCGCATAAATTTTATTTGTTGTCGGGTTTACGCATATCCCATAAGGATATTCTCCAACAGTTACCGTATCAATAAAAGAGTCTGTTGTCCCATCAATTACCGAAACAGTATTACTATCGAGATTTGCTGTATAAATTTTATTCGTTGTTGGATTTACGCATATATTTGAAGCATACGATTCAAGAATCACGTTATCAATAACCGAGTTAGTTGTGCCGTCGATCACCAAAACGGTATCACTCCCCTTCCAGTTTGTCATATAAATCTTATTTGTTGTTGGATTTACACATATACGAAAAGGGTTGATTTCTAAGGAGATTGTATCAATGACTGAATCAGTTGTCCCATCAATTACTGAAATATTTTTACTATAAGTATTTGCCACATAAATTTTATTTGTTGTCGGATTTACGCATATACCGTTAGGTCCAGAATCAACAGGTATCGTAGCAATGACCAAATCAGTTGTTCCATCAATTACCGAAACGGTATCGCTATTCCAACACGCCACATAAATCTTATTTGTTACCGTGTTTACACATATACCCCATGCTCCAAATACTACCTCTACGACAGAAACAACCGAATCGGTTGCTCCGTCAATTACCGAAACATAACCCCATTCATCTGTTACATATACCCTGTTTGTCAAAGGATTTACGCATATACCTCCAGGCTCTTGCCCAACAGATATGACATCAATTACTGAATTATTTGCCCCGTCAATTACCGAAACATTATCACTCCAGCGATTTACGGTATAAATTTTGTTTGTTGTCGGATTTACGGCCACTCCGATTGGGTTCAATCCATTTCCTGCCTGCGGGCGAAACAATATACTGTCAACGACTGATACATTTGCAAATACGGCATTTGAAAACAAACCTGCTATAAATATTCCGAATAATAATTTTCTTCCGCCTAAGGCGGATTTCGTTTCGTTCAACATAAGTTTTCCCCCTATATCAAATTAAACATACAAAAATATAACAAAATGGGCGATTCACCGAATCGCCCCTACAATTACTACTTCATCAAAATTAGTTTCTTTGTTAATTTAAACTTATGAGATTCTTCGTTACACTCAGAATGACAAATTGTTGTGAGCGTTGCGAAATAGACACCTGTAGAAAGTCCTTTGGCGGGGAAGGTGACAGTATAAGTGCCGGCTTCTTTTTCGCCGTTTACTAATGTTTTTACACAACGGCCGGAAAGGTCAAAAACCTTCAAAGATACTCCGGAAGATGTGGGTATTGCGTATTGAAGAGTTGTGCTACTAATAAATGGGTTTTTTAATATTTTTAATTCCAAATTCCGCAATCCAAAATCCGAAATTGATGGTTCTTCTATCCCTTGTTCACTATAACTTGCTAAACCATGCCACTCAGTTCCAATCCATATCGTTGTCCCTTCTAAAGCAAGGGATGAAATACGATTATCCGGTAATCCTGAATTATTTTGATTATAAACAGTCCAGTTAGTACCGTCAAATTTTGCTAATCCCCCACTCCAAGTTCCAACCCACTTTGTTGTTCCTTCCACTGCAAACGAAGTAACATCATCGCCGGGTAAGCCTGAATTACTCTTTTTATAAACAGTCCAATTGGTGCCATCAAACTTCACTAACCCACCATCGGTTCCAATCCATTTATTATTTCCTTCTATTACCAAAGCAGTAACATTATTATCAGGTAAAACTGAATTACTTGTGTTATAAACAGTCCAGTTAATGCCATCGTATTTCGCTAAGCCATATTGAGTTCCAATCCACTTTATTGTTCCTTCTATGGCAATAGCAGTAACACGATTGTCCGGCAAGCCTGAATTATTTTCATTATAAACAGTCCAGTTAGTACCGTCAAATTTTGCAATACCCCAGCCATACGTAGGATAAGTACCCGTTCCGACCCACATTGTTGTTCCTTCAATGGCAAGAGCAGAAACCGAATTATTAGGCAATCCTGAATTGCTAGTATCATAAACAATCCAGTTGGTGCCGTCAAACTTTGCCAATCCACCATAAGTGCCAATCCAGATATTACTTCCATCTATTGCAAGAGAATAAACAATATTATCCGGCAATCCTGAATTTCTCATATCATAAACACTCCAGTTAGTGCCATCAAATTTTCCTAATCCATTATCAGTCCCAATCCACTTCGTTGTTCCATCTATTGCAAGAGAATAAACAATATTATTAGGCAATCCCCTATAAAAAGTCCAGTTAGTGCCGTCAAACTTCGCAAGACCACAACCAGAAATACCAACCCACTTTGTTGCTCCTTCTATGGTAATTGAATTAACACAATCGTAAAGGAATCCTGAATTACTCGTATCATAAACGGTCCAATTCGTGCCATCAAACTTTGCTAATCCACAATCAGTCCCAATCCATTTCGTTGTGCCTTCTATAGCAAGGGCATTAATCCAATTATCCGGTAATCCTGAATTGGTATTATCATAAAAAGTCCACTTAGTGTTGTCAAAGCTTGCTAACCCCCAATTAGTCCCGATCCATTTCGTTGTTCCTTCTATTACAAGAGCATTAATTCGATTACTCGGCAACCCTGAATTAGTAGTCTTATAAACAATCCAGATATTATCATCAAACTTTGCCAATCCATCAGCAGTCCCAATCCACTTTATTGAATCTTCTACTAAAATATTCCAAACATGATTATCAGGCAATCCTGAATTATTTGTCTTATAAACAGTCCAATTAGTTCCGTCAAACTTTACTAATCCACTATCAGTTCCGACCCACTTCGTTAAACCTTCTGTTGCTATTGAATAAACCAAATTACTTGGCAAGTCTGAGTTACTCATATTATACACAGTCCAGTTAGTTCCATCAAACTTTACCAATCCACCACCAGTCCCGATCCACTTTGTTGTTCCTTCCATTAAAAGAAAAGTAATACAATTATTGGGCAAGCCTGAATTACAGCAGTTATACAATTGCGTCCCCCCCGTAGCTGTGTCCATACAAACTAATCCGCCAGCCATAGTCCCAATCCATATTTTATTTCCTTCGCTAACAACATCAGTGACATAATCTTCTGCGCTTGTATAATTTTGCCAACCAGGGTATTGGGCATTCGCAGTATTATAGGCAAAGGCAGACAATAAAAAAAATATTATATAAAAATGTTTAGTCATTTTACCTTCCTGAATTTATCTTTTATTTTATTAATATTAGTTTCTTTGTCAGTTTTAACTTATCTGTTGTAAGCGTTGCGAAATAGATACCTGTAGAAAGTCCTTTGGCGGGGAAGGTGACAGTATAAGCACCCGCTTCTTTTTCGCCGTTTACAAGTGTTTTTACACAACGGCCGGAAAGGTCAAAAACAGTTAATAGTGTATTAGTATAATAGTTATTAGGAGGAACAGAATAAGTAATAACTGTTGATTTCACAAACGGGTTTTTAAGTATTTCTAATTTTGGATTTTGGGATCCAAAATCCGCATTTTCTTGTTCTTCTATTCCTGTTTCGTCTCCGAGTACCCATATGCCTCCTGCATCTAAGCAGCTTACGTATATAAAATTAGTTACAGGATTAAATGCAATAAACGTCGGACGTTCTCCAACACTGACTTGTTGCTCTATCGTATTATTTGCGCAGTTTATTACTATGAGACTATCATAATAAGGATTTGTCACGTATATTCTATTTAACTTCTCATTAGCGCATATTCCATAAGCAGCAGACATTTCTATCGTATCTGCAATAGTATTGCTTCCGCCATCTATTACTAAAACACCATAGTATGAGGATGCAAGTGTCACGTATATTTTGTTTGTCACCTGATTTACACAAATATCATAAGGTGTTCCATAATCCATTATCGTATCGGTAACTGTATTACTTATCCCGTCTATAGTTAGTATCAATGAATGAGGGCTGGGAGACATTGTTGCAAGGTATATTTTATTTGTTATCTCATTTACACAAAGACAATATTCTGTACTATAATAGGATTGGGCATTTATTGTATCTATAATCGTATCACTTGAACCATCTATGACAAAAATATAAGTTCCTTCCGAGACATATATTCTATTTGTAGTCTCATTGACACAGATAGCATTGCCAAATACATTTATTGTATCCATAATCGTATTGTTTGTCCCATCAATCACCAGGACATTGTTTCTTGCTACATATATTTTATTTGTCGTCTGGTTTACACAGATATCATTTCCCCATTCAATTTTTACCCTATCTATGACTGCATCATTAACACCGTTTACAACTAAAACACTGCTGTCTTCCAACCCTACTGCGTATACCCTGTTTGTCGCTTTGTCCGTGCATATACTATAAGGCGTATAGCCTTCTTGTATGGCAGCAATAATCGTATCGGTTATTCCATCTATTACAAAAACATTATTATTATTATTTGCAATTGTATATATTTTATTTGTTGTTTCATTCAGACAGATATCACCTGCCCAAAATCCCAGTTCTATTGTATCCACAACCGTACCGTTTGCCCCATCTATTACCGAAATATCACTACTCTGGTTATCTGCTACGTATATTTTATTTGTCGCTTCATTTACGCAAATATTGGTAGGGTAATCGCCTACTTTTATTGCATCTATAATTGTATTACTTGTCCCGTCTATGACTAACACAGTATCGCTAAGTCTGTTTGTTACATATATTTTATTCGTTGTTTCATTAACGCAGACACCATCGGGCCAGATACACATTCTTATGGTATCTATGAACGTATTGGTTGAGCCATCCAGTACTGAAAGTTTACTCCCATAACCATAACTTGTCACATATACTTTATTAGTTGTTTCATTCACGCAGATGCCCCAGATGGAAGAATATCCCTGTATTCCTATTCCTATTGTATCTATGATTGTATTTGTTACGCCATCGATTACCACAACAGCGCTGCTATCACGATTTGCCACGTATATTTTATTCGTTGTTTCGTTTACACAGATACTACTTGGACGGGTACCCGCTTCTATAGTATCGATAATCGTATTATTTGAGCCATCTATGACTAAAACATTATCTCCAAACAAATTCGTTACATATATTTTATTTGTTGCTTTGTTTACACAAATGTCTTCGGGGTCTATGTTTGTTTTTATTACTGCCATAACCGCATTACTTGCGCCATTTATTACGGAGATATTTTTACTTCCACTATTTCCAACATATATTTTGTTTGTTGTTTCGTTCACACATATAATTACAGGGGATGTTCCGTTGCCTGCCGTGGGACGGAGTATTATGCTGTCAATGACTGACACCTGCGCAGACCCGAGGTTTGAGAACAAACTGATTATAAATATTCCGAATAAGAATTTTCTCATAAGCACCCCCATCATAAAGAAATATCAAACATATATTAGCTTACGACGTATTTACAGCGGAAATAGAAAAAGTCAAGGGAATAAAAAATAGGGGCGGGAATGAAATTCCCGCCCCTATTCCCTACTGAAATTATAATTATCTAACTAATAATGTTTTTTGTGTTCTTGTTTCGGTTGCCGTCTTCAGTTGATAGAAGTAATAACCATTTGGTAATTGCTTGCCTGTCACGGATTTGCCATCCCACTGCACGTTATAAGCACCGGAAGACTGAACTTTATTTATTAATGTCCGCACCGGTTTACCTGAAATATCAAAAACTTTCAGCGTAGCGTGTCCCGTATTTGCAAGTGTGTATCGGATGTTAGCAAATGAATTGAACGGATTCGGAGAAGCGTTAAGAGTAGTTGTTTGCTTTGTAATCCCTTTTTCCTCAACTCCAATAGAAGAAAGTCTTATGAGTAATATATAGGGATACATATAACTCGTTGCCGTTCCTGCAATTATATACCCGCTTGCGCATTTTGCAAGATAGCCGCCATTGTCATTATAACCCATACCGTCATAGGTTTTTGTCCAGGTAGTGTCGCCATTTGCATTTAATTTGAGAATATATATATCAGCATTGCTACCAAAGGAATAACTCTCTCCTGAGACTAAAAATCCGCCTTCGGAACATTCCAGTACAGAAGTGCACAAATCGTTCTGAGCTCCGCCATAAATTCTTGTCCATAAGCTGTCCCCGGTAGAATTTGTTCTGATAATATATACATTATTTTTATCCGAACCGGATGGATATGTTTCTGCTACGATTATAAATCCATTATCTGCGCATTCCTGAACGGAATAACCCATATCAAGTTCGGTTGTGCCATAAGTTCTTGTCCAGAGAGTATCGCCCAGTGTATCGACTTTCATAAGCAATACGCTGCCCCCGGCGGAAGCACCGACAAATGAGTACCCTGAGACTATAAAATTACCGTCATTACATTCCTGAACGCAACTAGCCCATTCGTCATTCCCCGGCCCATACTTTCTCGTCCAGAGAGTATCTCCGTCTTCATCTATTCTGATAAGACAGGCATAGGTGTTGGAAGTTACTTTTCCTGCAATCAAAAAGCCACCGCTGCTGCATTTGCAAACATAATTTCCGTAATTTTTATCCATTAAATTATAAATTTTTGTCCATACAGTGTCGCCATTGGCTTTGGTTCTTAAGGCAAAAATGTCTCCATACATACCACGGTCTCTTGTTCCAACAACAATAAAGCCGCTGTCATCGCATATTTGAATGGAATTAGCCATTTCACTTTTGTCATCGCTGCCATAATTTTTTGTCCATAAAGTATCTCCGGCTGAATCCGTTTTTACAAGATAAAAATCGTACTCTTTAAGTGAACCCGGATCTTTATCTAATTTTCCTGCAACTATAAATCCTCCGTCCGGACATTGTTTAACATCTCCGGCGTATTGAGATTCCTGTCTGCCTATCCATTTAGTCCAATCTGCAAAGGAATTAACCGAGAATAAAAGAAGCAACGTAATACTAACCTTTTTAAACATAATGCCTCCTGTAATTTTTTGTTTGATTTACTAAAAATGAAGAAAAGAACTTAATCAAAAACATAAGATAAAAAAAATAGGAAAAGTAGTTTAAGAGAAATAAGACGCACAGCTTATTAGTGTTGCTCGGCTTAACCTGTTACCAGGCTTCCACCTGCAACCTATCAACCTTGTAGTCTACAAGGAGCTTTTAGTTTCAAGACTTGCATCTTGAAAGGGAGATATTATCTTGGAGCAAGCTTCCCCCTTAGATGCTTTCAGGGGTTATCTTTTCCGAACATAGCTACTCAGCCATGCAATTAGCACTACAGCTGATAGACCAGAGGTTCGTCCATCCCAGTCCTCTCGTACTAGGGACAGCCCTCCTCAAATCTCCTGCGCTCACCACGGAGAGGGACCGAACTGTCTCACGACGTTCTGAACCCAGCTCACGAACCGCTTTAATGGGCGAACAGACCAACCCTTGGG includes the following:
- the rplX gene encoding 50S ribosomal protein L24, yielding MRLKKNDLVQVMIGAYKGKKGKILKVFFTKDKKTGKDKNTCIVETINMRVKHQKPTAPGEASGRLKKECPIRADNLRLVCPRCGKLTKIKKEKKGTQNARVCKQCNEMIDEK
- a CDS encoding two-component regulator propeller domain-containing protein encodes the protein MTKHFYIIFILLSVFAYNTANALHLGWTNYTCGLVVTAVADSGNELWVGTYTGLVKINKTTSEMTFYNHANSGLPYNTVSALAIEGSNIWVGTLHGGLAKFDGTNWTVYNSLNSGLPNNGVRSLAIEGTNIWIGTYGGLAKFNGTTWNVYKTSNSALPDNWVFAIAIEESNIWIGTWGGLAKFDGTNWTVFKTSNSGLPDNLVYALGVEGSNIWVGTSWDGGLAKFDGANWTVFNDSNSVLPIKDITALAIEESNIWIGTDGGGLVKFDGTNWTIFNTSNSGLPSDTVSALVIEKSNIWIGTGDIQCSGYYGSGLARFDGTNWTVFNPSNSGLLNNDVYALAIEGSNKWIGIWNAGLEKFDDTTWTIYEMSNSGLPANSITDLGIEGNNIWIGTGNSYGFNGGLAKFDGTNWTVFNTSNSALPLNDITVLAIEGSNKWIGTDGRGVAKFDDVHWTLVDTSISGKPYNSVDAIAIKGSNVWIGAYYYGLAKFDGTNWTLFNESNSGLPLNYVKALAIEGSNIWIGTWGKGLAKFDGTNWTVYDTLNSDLPANCVSDLAIEGSNIWIGTLDGLAKFDGTNWSVYDTSNSGLPNNYVNTLAVEGSNIWIGTWGGGLAVYYTTIGTEENADFGRRSASGGIAELKILKNPFVKSTTISYSLPVKTTISLKLYDITGSCVKTLINGEKEAGTYTVTFPAKGLSTGIYFATLTTICHSECNEESHKFKLTKKLILMK
- a CDS encoding T9SS type A sorting domain-containing protein; this encodes MLNETKSALGGRKLLFGIFIAGLFSNAVFANVSVVDSILFRPQAGNGLNPIGVAVNPTTNKIYTVNRWSDNVSVIDGANNSVIDVISVGQEPGGICVNPLTNRVYVTDEWGYVSVIDGATDSVVSVVEVVFGAWGICVNTVTNKIYVACWNSDTVSVIDGTTDLVIATIPVDSGPNGICVNPTTNKIYVANTYSKNISVIDGTTDSVIDTISLEINPFRICVNPTTNKIYMTNWKGSDTVLVIDGTTNSVIDNVILESYASNICVNPTTNKIYTANLDSNTVSVIDGTTDSFIDTVTVGEYPYGICVNPTTNKIYAANEYDNTVSVIDGTNNSVLAAVNIGSWPYYICVNPTTNKIYLTYLYRNNISVIDATTNSIVDTVAVSANWYQSPRGICVNSTTNKIYTVNGNVSVIDGTNDSLLAAVAVDGNPNDICVNPVTNRIYVTNYDTNTVSVIDGTTNSVLVMAITVGSNPCAIGVNPATNKIYVASQYNDSISVIDGTSNLVIGTVYTGCWSPRRIYVNPVTNKIYVTNFYDNISVIDGITNSIIDTIDVGTSTEAMCINPLANKIYVTSYDFSSDSGMVSVINGVTNLVTQTVLVGQEPFGITVNPQDSLVYVSCRNGGGIWILKDDMGIEESADFGLRNADLQIGQNPFIKSTVINYQIPAKSKISLKLYDISGSCVKTLINGEKEAGSYSVTFPAKGLSTGIYFATLTTDKFKLTKKLILMK
- a CDS encoding two-component regulator propeller domain-containing protein gives rise to the protein MTKHFYIIFFLLSAFAYNTANAQYPGWQNYTSAEDYVTDVVSEGNKIWIGTMAGGLVCMDTATGGTQLYNCCNSGLPNNCITFLLMEGTTKWIGTGGGLVKFDGTNWTVYNMSNSDLPSNLVYSIATEGLTKWVGTDSGLVKFDGTNWTVYKTNNSGLPDNHVWNILVEDSIKWIGTADGLAKFDDNIWIVYKTTNSGLPSNRINALVIEGTTKWIGTNWGLASFDNTKWTFYDNTNSGLPDNWINALAIEGTTKWIGTDCGLAKFDGTNWTVYDTSNSGFLYDCVNSITIEGATKWVGISGCGLAKFDGTNWTFYRGLPNNIVYSLAIDGTTKWIGTDNGLGKFDGTNWSVYDMRNSGLPDNIVYSLAIDGSNIWIGTYGGLAKFDGTNWIVYDTSNSGLPNNSVSALAIEGTTMWVGTGTYPTYGWGIAKFDGTNWTVYNENNSGLPDNRVTAIAIEGTIKWIGTQYGLAKYDGINWTVYNTSNSVLPDNNVTALVIEGNNKWIGTDGGLVKFDGTNWTVYKKSNSGLPGDDVTSFAVEGTTKWVGTWSGGLAKFDGTNWTVYNQNNSGLPDNRISSLALEGTTIWIGTEWHGLASYSEQGIEEPSISDFGLRNLELKILKNPFISSTTLQYAIPTSSGVSLKVFDLSGRCVKTLVNGEKEAGTYTVTFPAKGLSTGVYFATLTTICHSECNEESHKFKLTKKLILMK
- a CDS encoding YncE family protein, whose translation is MRKFLFGIFIISLFSNLGSAQVSVIDSIILRPTAGNGTSPVIICVNETTNKIYVGNSGSKNISVINGASNAVMAVIKTNIDPEDICVNKATNKIYVTNLFGDNVLVIDGSNNTIIDTIEAGTRPSSICVNETTNKIYVANRDSSAVVVIDGVTNTIIDTIGIGIQGYSSIWGICVNETTNKVYVTSYGYGSKLSVLDGSTNTFIDTIRMCIWPDGVCVNETTNKIYVTNRLSDTVLVIDGTSNTIIDAIKVGDYPTNICVNEATNKIYVADNQSSDISVIDGANGTVVDTIELGFWAGDICLNETTNKIYTIANNNNNVFVIDGITDTIIAAIQEGYTPYSICTDKATNRVYAVGLEDSSVLVVNGVNDAVIDRVKIEWGNDICVNQTTNKIYVARNNVLVIDGTNNTIMDTINVFGNAICVNETTNRIYVSEGTYIFVIDGSSDTIIDTINAQSYYSTEYCLCVNEITNKIYLATMSPSPHSLILTIDGISNTVTDTIMDYGTPYDICVNQVTNKIYVTLASSYYGVLVIDGGSNTIADTIEMSAAYGICANEKLNRIYVTNPYYDSLIVINCANNTIEQQVSVGERPTFIAFNPVTNFIYVSCLDAGGIWVLGDETGIEEQENADFGSQNPKLEILKNPFVKSTVITYSVPPNNYYTNTLLTVFDLSGRCVKTLVNGEKEAGAYTVTFPAKGLSTGIYFATLTTDKLKLTKKLILIK
- a CDS encoding FlgD immunoglobulin-like domain containing protein: MFKKVSITLLLLFSVNSFADWTKWIGRQESQYAGDVKQCPDGGFIVAGKLDKDPGSLKEYDFYLVKTDSAGDTLWTKNYGSDDKSEMANSIQICDDSGFIVVGTRDRGMYGDIFALRTKANGDTVWTKIYNLMDKNYGNYVCKCSSGGFLIAGKVTSNTYACLIRIDEDGDTLWTRKYGPGNDEWASCVQECNDGNFIVSGYSFVGASAGGSVLLMKVDTLGDTLWTRTYGTTELDMGYSVQECADNGFIIVAETYPSGSDKNNVYIIRTNSTGDSLWTRIYGGAQNDLCTSVLECSEGGFLVSGESYSFGSNADIYILKLNANGDTTWTKTYDGMGYNDNGGYLAKCASGYIIAGTATSYMYPYILLIRLSSIGVEEKGITKQTTTLNASPNPFNSFANIRYTLANTGHATLKVFDISGKPVRTLINKVQSSGAYNVQWDGKSVTGKQLPNGYYFYQLKTATETRTQKTLLVR